From the genome of Neodiprion pinetum isolate iyNeoPine1 chromosome 3, iyNeoPine1.2, whole genome shotgun sequence, one region includes:
- the LOC124214889 gene encoding embryonic polarity protein dorsal-like: MKLEQNSNTSIKSLDDALETIDTVEHCKEENDTGTMHLGSDRDTLGTASVESENIQTAPYIKIIEQPASKAVQFRYRNEDRGISIIPGVNSTRAKKTYPSIQIEGYEGSVAVVVSCVAKDSPYKPHPHQLVGNDFCKYGCYRAKIPPESRKVIFGHLGIQRVKRSEIEEALEMKEKKGVDPYKTGFSHKVTPIDIDMNVVRLCFEVYREGTTKGLFDVPFQPVVSDPIYNKKALSKLVIVDLSSNYCNVEGGKQIILLCDKVPKEDVQVRFFEKQTGWKCQATIKNIHRQVAISFTAPPYHNFDVNDSVPVFVELFRPSNGDISNAFPFVFHPKKSGTKLRREKKYTYDIRDNKTYKEIQTASIEHGVLQESIQCHGYELTPMEVNPEDRSRSLNRIVSTSYKQSSDTPIPLPEPSTVPQTFRYIQPQEQQQRGRKQQYNLVSPLRSQQPPERCQEEQYNILTPLQPQERCQEEQYNILRRDQQQRRCQQEQYDVRKPFQPQQRWQELQYDVLIPLQPEEPQQTCQQEQYDVLIPLQPQQRWQEEQYNIPTVLQPQQRCQEEQSNDFMPLCQSLEQHVNE, encoded by the exons ATGAAACTGGAGCAAAATTCGAACACGAGTATTAAGAGTTTAGATGATGCGT TGGAAACCATTGATACAGTGGAGCATTGCAAAGAGGAAAATGACACAGGTACCATGCACCTGGGAAGTGATCGAGACACTCTGGGTACAGCCTCGGTTGAGTCAGAAAACATCCAAACAGCACCTTATATAAAAATCATCGAACAACCAGCGAGTAAAGCTGTTCAATTTCGGTATAGAAATGAAGACAGAGGCATTTCCATTATTCCTGGGGTGAATAGTACACGTGCAAAGAAAACTTACCCTAGTATACAA ATAGAAGGCTACGAAGGTTCAGTAGCTGTCGTCGTATCTTGTGTTGCTAAAGATTCACCGTATAAACCGCATCCACATCAGTTAGTAGGTAATGACTTCTGTAAATACGGATGCTACAGAGCAAAAATTCCCCCCGAAAGTAGAAAGGTGATATTTGGTCATCTTGGAATTCAGCGTGTCAAGAGAAGCGAAATTGAAGAAGCCTTagaaatgaaggaaaaaaagggcGTTGACCCCTACAAGA CTGGGTTTTCACACAAAGTTACACCGATTGATATCGATATGAATGTAGTTAGGCTCTGTTTCGAAGTCTATCGGGAAGGTACTACCAAAGGATTATTTGATGTCCCATTTCAACCTGTAGTTTCAGATCCCATTTATAATAAAA AGGCATTATCAAAATTAGTTATCGTTGATCTCAGCTCCAACTATTGCAATGTAGAAGGCGGTAAGCAGATAATTCTGTTGTGTGATAAAGTTCCCAAAGAAGATGTTCAAGTTCGCTTTTTCGAGAAGCAAACTGGTTGGAAGTGTCAGGCAACCATCAAAAACATTCATCGTCAG GTGGCGATATCATTTACAGCTCCACCGTATCACAATTTTGACGTGAACGATTCTGTACCTGTCTTTGTGGAATTATTTAGGCCTTCAAACGGTGATATAAGCAATGCGTTTCCATTTGTATTTCACCCTAAAAAATCAG GAACCAAGTTacgcagagaaaaaaaatatacttacgACATCAGAGACAACAAAACTTATAAGGAAATTCAGACGGCATCAATTGAGCATG GAGTTTTACAAGAAAGTATCCAATGTCATGGCTATGAATTAACGCCCATGGAAGTTAACCCAGAAGATCGAAGTCGTTCACTAAACAGAATAGTATCTACGAGTTACAAACAGTCTAGCGATACCCCAATCCCTTTACCAGAACCTTCCACAGTACCTCAAACTTTCAG GTATATCCAGCCCCAAGAGCAACAGCAAAGAGGTCGAAAACAGCAATACAACCTTGTTTCACCTCTCCGGTCACAGCAGCCACCAGAGAGATGCCAAGAAGAACAATACAACATTCTTACACCACTCCAGCCACAGGAAAGATGTCAAGAAGAGCAATACAACATCCTTCGGCGAGATCAGCAACAACGAAGGTGTCAACAAGAGCAATACGACGTTCGTAAACCTTTCCAACCACAGCAAAGATGGCAAGAATTGCAATATGACGTTCTTATACCTCTCCAGCCAGAGGAGCCACAACAAACATGTCAACAAGAACAATACGATGTTCTTATACCTCTTCAACCACAGCAAAGATGGCAAGAAGAGCAATACAACATTCCTACAGTTCTTCAACCACAGCAAAGATGTCAAGAAGAGCAAAGCAATGATTTTATGCCTCTATGCCAGTCTCTTGAACAACACGTGAATGAGTAG
- the LOC124214894 gene encoding bacchus, with translation MSTKENNDVAVEKAIDNEKTSDDAKCEIKGTKRPAEDKSEEVKKQKKEENGDGDVEEEDVDDEVDADEEEVDGDGDDDDDEDDLPEGEDDLAEDEDEEDDDAEGEVEGDGDDDDDDV, from the exons ATGAGTACCAAGGAGAATAACGACGTTGCCGTCGAGAAGGCGATTGATAACGAAAAAACCTCAGATGACGCGAAATGCGAAATCAAGGGAACGAAAAGGCCGGCCGAG GATAAGAGCGAAGAAgtgaagaaacagaaaaaggaagaaaacgGAGATGGCGATGTTGAGGAGGAGGACGTTGATGACGAAGTTGACGCTGATGAGGAGGAAGTTGATGGGGATGgagatgacgatgacgacgaagATGATCTCCCCGAAGGCGAGGATGATCTTGCAGAAGATGAAG atgAGGAAGACGACGATGCGGAAGGAGAAGTAGAGGGTGACGgtgatgacgacgacgacgacgtatAA
- the RpL36A gene encoding large ribosomal subunit protein eL42: MVNVPKQRRTFCKKCKVHKPHKVTQYKKSKERHASQGRRRYDRKQQGFGGQTKPIFRKKAKTTKKIVLRMECTECKYRKQIPLKRCKHFELGGDKKRKGQMIQF, translated from the exons ATG GTGAACGTACCCAAACAGAGGCGCACGTTCTGCAAGAAGTGCAAGGTCCACAAGCCGCACAAAGTCACCCAATATAAGAAAAGCAAGGAAAGGCATGCGTCTCAGGGCCGAAGACGTTATGATCGTAAGCAACAAGGTTTCGGAGGTCAAACGAAGCCCATTTTCAGAAAGAAG GCTAAGACAACCAAGAAAATTGTGCTAAGGATGGAATGCACTGAGTGCAAGTACAGAAAGCAAATCCCACTTAAACGTTGCAAACATTTCGAGCTGGGAGGTGATAAGAAGAGGAAG GGCCAGATGATCCAGTTCTAA